The Archangium primigenium genomic interval CCGGGTCTTCCACCCCGACACCGCCGCGCTCCTGCCGTATGGCGAGGACATGCACCGCACGTGTCTCGCCGCGTTTCGCGTGGACATCGCGCGTGCGGGCGCCTCGGAAGAGGCCGCCGCGCTCGTCGACGAGTTGATGGAGACGAGCGCGGAGTTCCGCCGGCTCTGGGCCGAGAACGAGCTGGCCACGCATGGGGTGAAGACCCGGCGGCTCTTCCGACCAGGGCTTGGCGAGCTCAGGCTCGAGACGTCGATGTTCTCCGTGGACGACAGCGACGGCCTCAGCCTGTTGGTCCTGTCCCCGGCCGACGACGTGTCCGCGCGGGGAATCGAGCAGCTGGTCCGCGAACTCGCCGGGTAACGCCGCGGGCTCAGCGTCCCCGGCGCGTGTACGTCCAGGCCCACCCGATGAGGGGGAATTGCAGGGGAAGCCGGGCGAGGGCCACCCAGAGCTGGGGATTCTGCTGGCGGTAAGAGTCCACCGCCATCTGGATGTTCGCGGGGTAGACGGCGATGAGCAGCGCGATGATGCCCCAGGCGGCATAGGGCCGGGTGATGGCGGGCAGCAGCAACACCCCCAGGCCGATCTCGATGGCCCCGCTGAGGTACACCATCGCCAGGGGGAAGGGGATGAAGGGGGGCATGATCTTCACGAACGGATCGGGCCGCACGAAGTGGGTGATGCCGATGAGGACGTAGAGCAGCGCCATCAGGTACAGGAAGAAGCGGGACATGGGGCTCCCGAGGTGAAGGGCTTCGTCAGAAGTTCACGCACAGGGCGGAGCACTCGCCATACCCCGTGGACCACGGCTGGACATCCCCCGAGCACCGAGGCCCGATGCAGATCACGTCCAGGACGAGTCGCCGGTCCGTGTTCGTCGGGGACTCGGGCAGCACCCAGTACGTGAACCGCGCGCTCTTCGGCGCGGACGGCTGCGGATCCAGCTTCGCCACCTCGTCTTCCCGGGGAACACGCCAGGCGGGCCCCTGCTTCGCGCACAGGGCCTGGACCTCCTGGAACGGAACCCTGCGACCTCCACGAGGGACGCCCCAGTTCCTGCCCTGCTCCACGAAGCCCGTGTCCGGCGTCAGCCGGTTCGCCAGACCCAGGCCGGTGCAGCACAGGACGGCGAGGGGCGGCAGCGGCCCGAGGATCATGAACGGCCGGATGAAGCCACGGGGAATGGGTCCGATCACGCGCCAGAGGAAGCGCGCGATGGCCATTCCGATCAACCCCTCGACCGCGAAGACGAGCAGCAGGGCGAACACGCCGAGGTCGCGCACGGAGCCCACGGAGCCCATCGTCGCGCCCCACATGGGCAACGAGAGGGCCATCCCCAACGCCATGATGGCGCTCGCGCCACGAGGTGTCCGCCAGAACGACTCGTTGCGCCGGGGCTTCCAGTTGAGTTCCTCGTCGAGTTGCTCGGCGTCGTTCCACATCAGACGAGCCATTCCCAGCCCAATGGTCGGCGTGTCACGTGCGCACCTCGTCCCCGCGCGGACAGGTCGGGGAAGCCGAGGCGCCACGGCCCGTCAAGGGCACGGCGATCCTCGGCCGACGTCCGGAGGGCGGGCGCCACGGTAGCACGAGGACCCTCCGCGCCCGCCAACCCCGGCTCACTCCGTGGGTTCGGGGAGCAGCGCCCGGCAGGTGTCGAGCACGCCGCGCACGTCCTCCTGCCGCACGAACACCCGGGCGTCGCCGCAGCTGTTGTACTCGGGGTCCGTATAGAAGGCGCGCGACTGGCCCGAGGCATCCACGTACTCGAGCGTGAGCGAGGGCATGTCCGCGCCGCAGTTGCCACTGGGCTTCGTGGGGTCGAGCCGGATGCCATTCAAGCGCGCCTCGAGGTCCTGGGCGGCGTCCGGAGGGAGCTGCCGCTCCGCGTCGTTCGTGCGGCGGCCTCCCGGTCCATGGCGGCTCCAGTTGCCGTGGAGCCGGTGGGTCGCGGGGTAATAGGTGTAGCGCGAGGCATAGGTCCAGCCATCCGAGTCGGCGATGGAGACCTCCTGGCTGCGCTCCACCGAGGGGACTCCCGCCTCCGGCTCCCCCGACGTTCCACACCCCGCCAGCCACACGAGCATCGACACCACCACCCCTGTCGTCTTCATCCGCGCGAACCTCCCTGGGAACAACGACCCGGTGGCGTTGCAACAGATGCGCCGGGGCGGGCGCCGCCCGGAAAACGCGCGTTGGGTGCAGAGCGCCCAGGAGAACCGTGCGCCTCCGGTCTCAGACTTTCACGGCCCCCGGGCATCATCATGACCCCCCTGCCCTCCTCATCTCGGGCGCGCCCTGAGACGACACGCCAGGAGCCTCCCCCGGACGGGAGGGAGGCCCCCGAGGTGCGTCAGGGCGAGGCGCGTCCGAACCACTCCGCCGAAGCCTGATCGCGGTTGCTGACCCCGCCCGCGGCCAACACGCGCCCGTCGGACAGCGCCGTCGCCGTGTGGCCATAGCGGTCCACGTTCAGGGGCGCCGTGTCACTCCAGCGCTGGGTGGCGGGCGTGTACACCTCGGAAGCGGTGAGGATGCCGCTCGCATCATTGTACCCACCCGCCACCAGCACCTGGCCCGAGGGCAGCAGGGTGGCCGAGTGCGCGCGGCGCGGGGTCTTCATCGCGTCCGTGGCGAACCAGGTGCCCGAGGTCGGGTCATACAGCTCCGCCGAGGCGCTGGCGGCCAGGTCCTGGCCCCCGCCGATGACGAGCACCCGACCCGTGGGCAGCAGCGTCGCCGTGTGGAGGC includes:
- a CDS encoding DoxX family protein, whose product is MSRFFLYLMALLYVLIGITHFVRPDPFVKIMPPFIPFPLAMVYLSGAIEIGLGVLLLPAITRPYAAWGIIALLIAVYPANIQMAVDSYRQQNPQLWVALARLPLQFPLIGWAWTYTRRGR